A single region of the Chthoniobacterales bacterium genome encodes:
- a CDS encoding Gfo/Idh/MocA family oxidoreductase — protein sequence MKKNLSVGLIGYNFMGKAHSNAWRQAGRFFDLPAGIRMKTICGRSAGRVQEAAMQLGWENAGTDWREVIADPEIDIVDITTPNDTHAEIAIAAAAAGKAVLCEKPLGMDLAQCEAMVEAVEKAGVVNMVCHNYRRIPAIALARKMISEGAIGDRIYHFRARYAQDWIADPQFPMVWRLQSQIAGSGAHGDIDAHIIDLGRYLVGELAEVCGLMENFIKKRPLEAGFGAGLQATAGQEMGEVTVDDAVSWIGKFKNGAIANLEATRFAYGRKNHITLEVNGSGGSLAFNFEDMNRLQYYNARDPEGTRGFRDILVTESTHPYAGAWWPPGHIIGYEHTFTNTFADFISAVVAGESVQPTFRDGLENERVLSAISQSASEKRWVSL from the coding sequence ATGAAAAAGAATCTATCCGTCGGTCTCATCGGCTACAACTTCATGGGCAAGGCCCACTCCAATGCGTGGCGGCAGGCAGGGCGCTTTTTTGATCTGCCTGCCGGCATTCGGATGAAGACGATTTGCGGCCGATCCGCCGGGCGCGTACAGGAGGCGGCAATGCAACTCGGATGGGAAAACGCCGGCACGGACTGGCGCGAAGTCATCGCCGATCCGGAGATAGACATCGTGGACATTACGACGCCTAATGATACCCACGCCGAGATCGCCATCGCGGCGGCGGCTGCGGGAAAAGCGGTCCTTTGCGAGAAGCCGCTCGGGATGGATCTCGCCCAATGCGAGGCCATGGTCGAGGCTGTGGAAAAAGCGGGGGTCGTTAACATGGTCTGCCACAATTACCGGCGCATCCCGGCCATTGCGCTGGCGCGGAAAATGATCAGCGAAGGTGCCATCGGCGACCGCATTTACCATTTCCGGGCGCGATATGCCCAGGACTGGATCGCCGATCCGCAGTTTCCCATGGTTTGGCGGCTGCAATCCCAGATCGCTGGTTCCGGCGCGCACGGAGACATCGATGCCCACATTATCGACTTGGGGCGTTATCTGGTGGGCGAACTCGCCGAGGTCTGCGGCCTAATGGAAAACTTCATCAAAAAGCGTCCGCTAGAGGCGGGTTTTGGAGCCGGGTTGCAGGCGACTGCGGGTCAGGAAATGGGCGAGGTGACTGTCGATGACGCCGTCTCATGGATCGGAAAATTCAAAAACGGAGCCATCGCAAACCTGGAGGCGACGCGTTTTGCCTATGGCCGAAAAAATCACATCACATTGGAAGTCAACGGCAGCGGCGGCTCGCTCGCGTTTAACTTTGAAGACATGAACCGGCTGCAATATTACAACGCTCGCGACCCCGAGGGAACCCGTGGATTCCGCGATATTCTCGTCACCGAGAGCACGCATCCCTATGCCGGAGCCTGGTGGCCGCCGGGTCACATCATTGGCTACGAGCACACGTTCACGAATACGTTTGCGGACTTCATTTCCGCTGTCGTCGCTGGCGAAAGCGTGCAGCCGACTTTCCGCGATGGCTTGGAAAATGAGCGCGTCCTTTCCGCAATTTCGCAAAGTGCCTCCGAGAAACGGTGGGTGAGCCTGTGA
- a CDS encoding TPM domain-containing protein → MRCPSCLTVLQGAVEACPDCGFTLATLDKKFGTVPKNFRSLTDYSGLYTGSEQNLLEKKLIEAERFFPGLYLSVMSMEVHPSFKPREYLFWLVNRCHFSPMETRMERNFSVVLFFDSASRTVLLTTGYGLEKALPEDKLQVILNAALPDFHHEHFYRGTIGILQEVRRHLKIYCSTGYPAEAPELKTAVQLGHEAKTQEDLF, encoded by the coding sequence ATGCGCTGCCCCTCTTGTCTCACCGTCCTCCAGGGAGCCGTGGAGGCTTGTCCAGACTGCGGGTTTACCCTCGCAACACTCGATAAAAAATTTGGCACCGTCCCGAAAAACTTCCGCTCGCTGACCGATTACAGCGGGCTTTACACCGGGTCTGAGCAGAATCTGCTGGAGAAAAAACTCATCGAAGCCGAGCGCTTTTTTCCCGGCCTCTATCTCTCTGTGATGAGCATGGAAGTCCACCCTTCCTTCAAGCCGCGCGAGTATCTGTTCTGGCTGGTGAACCGCTGTCATTTCAGTCCGATGGAGACTCGCATGGAGCGAAACTTTTCCGTGGTCCTCTTCTTTGATTCCGCCTCGCGCACCGTTCTGCTCACCACCGGCTACGGACTGGAAAAAGCCCTGCCCGAGGACAAGTTGCAGGTCATTCTGAATGCCGCCCTGCCCGATTTTCACCACGAACATTTCTATCGCGGCACGATCGGCATCCTGCAAGAAGTCAGACGGCATCTGAAAATCTATTGCTCCACGGGTTACCCTGCGGAAGCGCCGGAGTTGAAGACTGCCGTGCAGCTTGGCCATGAGGCGAAAACGCAGGAGGATTTGTTTTGA
- a CDS encoding TPM domain-containing protein, with product MKRWLILLLALLPLLASAETISLPSKPNNRVSDEDDIFDPKTRTFLSQKLKEEYARNKISTYIVALSQTEKGQETATANKLRDAWIKEPIGLLVLFNRGSDKIAISLTDGAYKRVAAGGRLEQLASEIDDFNEDGPSRGMPKVIDLLLERLRVDRKPIVIIQEREMPRALIFIPIGLVLVFCGWGLFKLYRYMAVQNVFTPVYQLKPEPVTPVLGSTTGGVNTAEGKF from the coding sequence TTGAAACGTTGGCTCATTCTCCTTCTCGCCCTGCTTCCGCTGCTGGCCAGCGCGGAGACGATCAGTCTCCCGAGCAAACCGAACAATCGTGTGTCCGACGAGGACGATATTTTCGATCCGAAGACGCGGACTTTTCTCTCCCAAAAATTGAAGGAGGAATACGCCAGGAACAAGATTTCGACTTACATCGTGGCCTTGTCGCAGACGGAAAAAGGACAGGAAACCGCCACCGCCAACAAACTGCGCGACGCCTGGATCAAAGAGCCGATTGGCTTGCTGGTCCTCTTCAATCGCGGCTCCGATAAAATCGCCATCAGCCTCACCGATGGCGCCTACAAACGGGTTGCCGCCGGAGGCCGGCTGGAGCAACTCGCGAGCGAGATCGACGATTTCAACGAGGATGGTCCGTCTCGCGGAATGCCAAAGGTGATCGACCTCTTACTGGAGCGACTCCGCGTGGACCGCAAGCCCATCGTCATCATTCAGGAGCGGGAGATGCCTCGCGCACTCATCTTCATTCCCATCGGACTCGTCCTCGTTTTCTGCGGCTGGGGCCTGTTCAAGCTCTATCGCTACATGGCGGTCCAGAATGTCTTCACGCCGGTTTACCAATTGAAGCCAGAGCCGGTCACCCCCGTGCTGGGCTCAACCACCGGCGGGGTAAATACCGCCGAGGGCAAGTTCTAA
- a CDS encoding phosphoenolpyruvate carboxylase yields the protein MENSHAEPSDFTTIGFEKIRTDLRFLVECFREVLVGLGDTELAKCVPWLEDSEIHEPFPKRMAQVYSIAFQLLNIVEENTSSQIRRLRESELGAASEPGLWAAELQRLQRLGTSGADLAGILREVEVEPVLTAHPTEAKRSTVLEQLRELYQLMLSRENSMWTPRELQKIREDCKATLERLWRTGEIPRQKPEVADERRNVMHYLHEVFPKVVPRLDRNLELSWAEFGFDPALLEGEGTLPALRFGTWVGGDRDGHPFVTAEVTRETLLDLRRNALTVIDSQLERTAHELGLSQYVYPAPGFLMEAIQALAKEVGPAVAEPIFRHYPDEPWRQFVRLMQNKIPLERSVVDDARLSADDQNRYRFPQQLRADLRILYGSLLEVGAIRLAKIEVRPIMRTLEVFGFHSAVLDIRQNSAFHEAALSQMMSKAGLPGHEFIAWNEAQRLEFLNKELKSPRPFLLPGVKAGTEADALLDCYRVLADHRSRFGADGLGALIVSMTRSVSDLLMIYLFCREAGLVENSPEGLACLLAVVPLFETTEDLEKSPGIIREFLDHDVTRRSLHRQHALRPSRHPLPVQQVMVGYSDSNKEGGILASQWALQMAQESMTAIGTELGCRIRFFHGRGGTISRGAGPTHRFLDALPTNTLNGDIRLTEQGETIAQKYANLGTATYNLELLLAGVTGVTARQARVGEVKRPLKSVVNRLSNISRDTYQAFLKLPEFMDFYSQATPIDALERSSIGSRPSRRTGQRKLSDLRAIPWVFSWNQSRYYLPGWFGVGSALAVVEKEDEENFIWLSKEQKNWPFLRFTLTNVETNLASADLPLMEKYASLVPDTAMRDKVFGIIRDEFLLTQTMIEKVLGSELTGRRPRFFKTLAVRAHALQMLHEQQIVLLRDWRKLRSSGDTSESDALLPDVMLSINAIAAGLRTTG from the coding sequence ATGGAAAACAGCCACGCAGAGCCGTCCGATTTCACCACCATCGGGTTTGAAAAAATCCGCACCGACCTTCGATTTCTAGTCGAATGCTTCCGCGAGGTTCTCGTCGGTTTGGGCGACACCGAACTCGCCAAATGCGTTCCCTGGCTGGAGGACTCGGAGATTCACGAGCCGTTTCCGAAGCGCATGGCGCAGGTCTATTCCATCGCCTTTCAGTTGCTGAACATCGTTGAGGAAAACACGTCGTCGCAGATTCGCCGGTTGCGCGAATCGGAACTCGGCGCAGCCAGCGAACCTGGCTTGTGGGCGGCGGAACTCCAGCGTTTGCAGCGGTTGGGAACCAGCGGTGCGGACCTCGCCGGAATCCTGAGAGAAGTGGAAGTCGAACCTGTCCTGACCGCGCACCCGACGGAGGCGAAACGCTCCACGGTGCTGGAGCAGCTTCGCGAATTGTATCAGCTCATGCTATCTCGCGAAAACAGCATGTGGACGCCGCGCGAACTCCAGAAAATCCGCGAGGACTGCAAGGCGACTCTCGAGCGTCTCTGGCGGACGGGCGAGATCCCGCGCCAGAAGCCGGAGGTCGCCGATGAGCGGCGCAATGTGATGCATTACCTCCACGAGGTTTTTCCCAAAGTCGTTCCGCGCTTGGATCGGAATCTGGAACTTTCCTGGGCTGAGTTTGGGTTCGATCCCGCTCTGTTGGAAGGCGAGGGGACGTTGCCTGCGCTGCGATTTGGCACATGGGTCGGCGGCGACCGCGATGGCCATCCCTTCGTCACGGCGGAGGTTACGCGCGAGACATTGCTCGACTTGCGGCGCAATGCCTTGACGGTGATCGACAGCCAACTCGAACGCACGGCGCACGAGCTGGGGCTCTCTCAATACGTCTATCCGGCTCCAGGGTTTCTCATGGAGGCGATCCAGGCTTTGGCCAAGGAAGTCGGGCCGGCTGTGGCAGAACCGATTTTCCGCCATTATCCCGATGAACCGTGGCGCCAATTTGTGCGGCTGATGCAGAATAAAATCCCGCTGGAGCGTTCGGTCGTTGATGACGCCCGCCTGAGCGCCGACGACCAGAATCGCTACCGGTTTCCGCAGCAGTTGCGGGCCGATCTGCGGATTCTTTACGGTTCGCTTCTAGAGGTGGGTGCGATTCGACTGGCCAAGATCGAGGTGCGTCCGATCATGCGGACGCTGGAGGTTTTTGGCTTCCATTCGGCGGTTCTCGATATTCGCCAAAACAGCGCGTTTCACGAGGCGGCGCTCTCGCAAATGATGTCGAAGGCCGGGCTGCCGGGTCACGAATTCATTGCGTGGAATGAAGCCCAGCGGCTGGAGTTTTTGAACAAGGAACTGAAGAGTCCGCGCCCGTTTCTTTTGCCCGGTGTGAAGGCTGGTACCGAGGCCGACGCGCTGCTCGATTGCTATCGCGTGTTGGCCGATCATCGCTCACGGTTCGGAGCCGATGGTCTGGGCGCGCTAATCGTGAGCATGACTCGCAGCGTCTCCGATTTGCTGATGATTTATCTTTTCTGCCGCGAGGCCGGATTAGTTGAAAATTCCCCCGAAGGTTTGGCGTGTCTGCTCGCAGTCGTGCCGCTTTTCGAGACCACTGAAGATCTGGAAAAAAGCCCGGGGATCATCCGCGAATTTCTCGATCACGATGTAACTCGCCGCAGCCTGCACCGGCAACATGCCTTGCGCCCGTCGCGTCATCCGCTGCCCGTCCAGCAGGTGATGGTCGGCTACAGCGACAGCAACAAGGAAGGCGGCATTCTGGCCAGTCAATGGGCGCTGCAAATGGCGCAGGAATCCATGACCGCCATCGGTACGGAACTGGGCTGCCGGATTCGGTTTTTCCACGGGCGCGGTGGCACGATCAGCCGGGGCGCGGGACCCACGCATCGCTTCCTCGATGCGCTGCCGACAAACACACTTAATGGCGACATCCGCCTGACTGAGCAGGGCGAAACCATTGCCCAGAAATACGCCAACCTCGGCACGGCGACCTACAATTTGGAGTTGCTTCTCGCCGGCGTTACCGGGGTCACGGCCCGACAGGCGCGAGTCGGCGAGGTAAAACGTCCGCTTAAAAGCGTGGTCAATCGCCTCTCCAACATCAGCCGCGACACGTATCAAGCCTTCCTCAAGCTGCCGGAATTCATGGATTTCTACAGCCAGGCGACGCCGATCGACGCGCTGGAACGCAGCAGCATTGGTTCGCGCCCGAGTCGTCGCACCGGCCAGCGCAAACTGAGCGACTTGCGCGCCATTCCGTGGGTTTTTTCCTGGAACCAGTCGCGTTATTATCTGCCCGGCTGGTTCGGAGTCGGCTCGGCTTTGGCAGTTGTCGAAAAGGAGGACGAGGAGAATTTTATCTGGCTGTCGAAGGAGCAAAAAAACTGGCCGTTTCTTCGTTTCACTCTCACGAATGTCGAGACGAATCTCGCCAGCGCCGATCTTCCGCTCATGGAAAAATACGCCTCCCTGGTCCCCGACACGGCGATGCGCGACAAGGTTTTTGGCATCATCCGGGATGAATTTCTCCTCACGCAAACGATGATCGAGAAAGTCCTCGGCTCAGAGCTGACCGGACGCCGCCCGCGTTTTTTCAAGACGCTGGCCGTGCGCGCCCACGCCTTGCAGATGCTGCACGAGCAGCAAATCGTGCTGCTTCGAGACTGGCGCAAGCTGCGTTCCTCCGGGGACACATCGGAGTCCGACGCATTGCTGCCCGACGTGATGCTCTCGATCAACGCCATTGCGGCCGGCCTACGGACGACTGGTTAG
- a CDS encoding MarR family transcriptional regulator — translation MPHLLLQELPRYECLLAASEKYPTLNPSSAEAFLNLLRTGDLVFEAEGLYLSQFGVSQGRFTILMLLNRMCEESVSPAELAEKSCVTRATISGLLDTMERDGLVTRTTSASDRRAVEVELTAEGQALVDAILPGYFARVEEMISPLDAAERKTFVTLLQKIQSAFVEPIHS, via the coding sequence ATGCCTCATCTGCTCCTTCAAGAACTGCCTCGCTACGAGTGTTTGCTGGCGGCTTCGGAAAAATATCCCACGCTGAATCCGTCTTCGGCGGAGGCGTTCCTGAACTTGCTCAGGACCGGCGACCTCGTCTTCGAGGCCGAAGGTTTGTATCTCAGCCAGTTTGGGGTGAGTCAGGGTCGGTTCACGATTCTCATGCTGCTCAACCGCATGTGCGAGGAGTCCGTTTCTCCAGCGGAACTGGCCGAAAAATCCTGCGTCACCCGCGCCACGATCTCGGGTTTGCTCGACACGATGGAACGCGATGGACTCGTCACGCGCACGACCTCGGCCTCGGATCGACGCGCCGTGGAAGTCGAGCTCACTGCGGAAGGCCAGGCACTGGTTGATGCGATTTTGCCCGGCTACTTCGCCCGTGTGGAGGAAATGATCAGCCCCTTGGATGCCGCCGAGCGTAAAACTTTCGTCACTTTACTTCAGAAAATTCAATCCGCCTTTGTCGAACCAATCCACTCCTAA
- a CDS encoding response regulator has translation MPDSLQTVPSTSSQSILPAPDSSVPRTRILPGTNRELIPRRLLVVEDHESTATVMQRLLQRHGHEVWVALNYHQALEMVREHAIEAVICDLELPDGDGCDLLQELQKHAPIRGIVVSGHGSEEDVRRSRDAGFAAHLVKPFDINQIEHTLTDVFRTTDA, from the coding sequence ATGCCTGACTCTCTCCAGACAGTTCCAAGCACCTCCAGCCAATCCATTTTACCCGCGCCCGACTCATCCGTTCCGCGAACCCGGATTCTCCCCGGCACCAACCGGGAACTCATTCCGCGTCGCCTGCTCGTCGTCGAGGATCATGAAAGCACGGCGACTGTCATGCAACGACTCCTCCAGCGGCACGGCCACGAGGTCTGGGTGGCATTAAATTATCATCAGGCGTTGGAAATGGTCCGCGAGCACGCCATCGAGGCGGTGATTTGCGACTTGGAATTACCCGACGGCGACGGCTGCGATCTCTTGCAGGAGTTGCAAAAACACGCGCCAATCCGTGGCATCGTGGTCAGCGGTCATGGTAGCGAGGAGGATGTGCGGCGCAGCCGAGATGCCGGATTTGCGGCGCATTTGGTGAAGCCGTTCGACATCAATCAGATCGAGCACACGCTCACGGACGTTTTTCGGACGACCGACGCGTGA
- the sixA gene encoding phosphohistidine phosphatase SixA yields MRIHLLRHADAEDFATSDAARVLTAKGREQAARVGEFLVRTRQPIDLILTSHYLRAAETARIVSEKLDQESPVEDRRLGCGLSPQTGLSIIQEYSSFNDVLLVGHQPDLGMLAAFLLTRDRSFELEFHKASLMSITMLQPAAGAGVLESYVNVSQM; encoded by the coding sequence GTGAGAATCCATCTGCTGCGCCACGCTGATGCGGAGGACTTTGCAACCTCGGATGCCGCCCGAGTTCTCACGGCGAAAGGACGCGAACAAGCAGCGCGAGTCGGGGAATTTCTCGTGCGCACCCGGCAGCCGATCGACCTCATTCTTACCAGCCATTATCTGCGGGCTGCGGAGACCGCGCGGATCGTCTCGGAAAAACTCGACCAGGAATCACCCGTGGAAGATCGCCGTCTCGGCTGCGGATTATCCCCGCAGACGGGGCTCAGCATCATTCAGGAATACAGCAGTTTTAACGATGTTCTCTTGGTTGGCCACCAGCCCGATCTAGGGATGCTCGCGGCATTTTTGCTTACGCGGGATCGCTCATTCGAGCTGGAATTCCACAAAGCCTCACTCATGTCGATCACCATGCTGCAGCCTGCGGCCGGCGCTGGTGTGTTGGAGAGCTATGTGAACGTGAGTCAGATGTAA
- a CDS encoding DUF4404 family protein, with amino-acid sequence MDLDCGMIKDQIAAIQSKLQSAENIPSDTKAELAQLLAELEAEVSLLSQTHDEQALRIARSTDATAEEVTRSENQPEVVEAALDELRASVQEFETSHPKMTSIVGRLATTLSNMGI; translated from the coding sequence ATGGACTTAGACTGCGGCATGATCAAAGACCAGATTGCGGCCATTCAGTCCAAACTCCAGAGCGCGGAAAACATCCCGAGCGACACCAAGGCCGAGCTGGCGCAGTTGCTGGCCGAGCTGGAGGCGGAAGTTTCCCTGCTCTCGCAAACGCACGACGAGCAGGCGCTGCGCATCGCGCGTTCCACCGATGCGACGGCCGAGGAAGTGACGCGTTCTGAGAATCAGCCAGAAGTCGTGGAAGCCGCCCTCGATGAGCTGCGAGCCTCGGTACAGGAATTTGAGACGTCGCATCCGAAGATGACCAGCATCGTGGGCCGACTGGCGACCACGCTCTCTAACATGGGAATCTAA
- a CDS encoding choice-of-anchor D domain-containing protein: MKTRHILTCAVLLSTWAAPLSIYAAGLVASDGAPNDLFGYAVSESGSGGLVGVYNPSPGSAYVFNNLDGATGTVTQSATLTASDGEALDIFGYSVSRSGSIGLIAARGDESSRGSAYVFRNLGTATGNIHQNVKLTASDGVAGDGFGYAASLWGSIGLIGAVADDIGTNTDQGSAYVFRNLDTASDNVYQNVKLTALDGGADDLFGFSVSLSGNIGLVGAGGNNDNHGAAYVFRNLDTAVNAVYQNVKLIASDGLTSDGLGYNVSLSGSIGLVGATGKNNSQGAAYVFRNLDTAINTIYESVKLTASDGTTGNFFGISGSVSGSIGLVGANNAQVGSNIGQGAAYLFLNLDSAVVNVTENLKLTASDGAFTDQFGTAASLDGDHFLIGASNKNSSQGKAYSGTVSSMTTLDVGNANRRIDGLNFISKDDWIIGETTTRNVVNLASGSANVTADGKSIYVGRYDGADANILYVFGNVTATTVQVGSPQGTTRNSLVFDSGATFSFSNLRLAPNNFLTILGTYATANDLINLLGAGTLQTWNGFGWEAVTAAIAPTMITIETDGDYTYVTSTGSVLSLSGDLNFGSVLVGSSKSATLTIANTGNLDLSVYSIQYPSGFSGNFNGTIAAGASQDVTVTFTPTVGIAYAGSVSVSTDAISGGATMLISGNGLFAISLRAAPSYKGTISGAGSYAAGRRLTVVARPRAHKKFVAWKEGSRIVSRRARYTFTVTRNRSLVATFR, from the coding sequence ATGAAAACACGTCACATCCTCACCTGCGCGGTCCTTTTATCCACTTGGGCCGCTCCCCTCTCCATCTATGCCGCCGGGTTGGTGGCCTCGGATGGCGCACCCAACGACCTTTTCGGCTATGCCGTGAGTGAGTCGGGGAGTGGCGGTTTGGTGGGGGTTTACAACCCCTCGCCGGGTTCTGCCTATGTCTTTAACAATCTGGATGGCGCGACTGGCACTGTGACGCAGAGTGCGACGCTGACTGCCTCCGATGGCGAGGCCTTGGATATCTTTGGCTATTCCGTAAGCAGGTCCGGCAGCATCGGCTTGATCGCGGCCAGGGGGGATGAGAGCAGTCGAGGTTCGGCCTACGTGTTCCGCAATTTGGGTACCGCGACCGGTAATATCCACCAGAATGTGAAGCTGACCGCCAGCGATGGCGTAGCTGGCGATGGGTTCGGCTATGCGGCAAGTCTGTGGGGTAGCATCGGCTTGATCGGAGCTGTCGCGGACGACATCGGCACTAACACCGATCAAGGTTCGGCCTATGTGTTTCGCAATTTGGATACCGCCAGCGACAATGTTTACCAAAATGTGAAGCTGACTGCCCTCGATGGCGGAGCCGATGATCTCTTTGGTTTTTCCGTAAGTCTGTCCGGTAATATCGGTCTGGTCGGGGCTGGCGGAAATAACGACAACCACGGCGCGGCTTACGTCTTCCGCAATCTGGATACTGCGGTGAACGCTGTTTACCAGAATGTGAAACTGATTGCCTCCGACGGTCTGACCTCTGATGGCCTTGGCTATAACGTAAGCCTATCCGGGAGCATCGGCCTAGTCGGGGCGACTGGGAAAAACAACTCCCAGGGTGCGGCCTACGTCTTCCGTAATCTGGATACCGCGATCAACACCATCTACGAGAGTGTCAAACTAACCGCCTCCGATGGCACGACGGGGAATTTTTTTGGCATTTCAGGAAGCGTATCCGGGAGCATCGGCTTGGTTGGGGCTAATAACGCCCAAGTGGGTTCCAACATCGGTCAGGGCGCAGCCTATCTGTTCCTCAACTTGGATTCCGCAGTTGTTAATGTGACAGAGAACCTCAAGCTGACTGCCAGCGACGGCGCGTTCACTGATCAGTTTGGCACTGCCGCGAGCCTCGACGGCGACCATTTCCTGATCGGTGCTTCTAACAAAAACTCCTCCCAAGGCAAAGCCTATAGCGGCACGGTCAGCTCCATGACCACGCTCGATGTGGGCAACGCCAACCGCCGGATCGACGGTCTCAATTTCATCTCGAAGGACGACTGGATCATCGGCGAGACGACGACCCGTAATGTGGTCAATCTCGCAAGTGGTAGCGCGAACGTCACCGCCGATGGCAAATCCATCTACGTCGGCAGATATGACGGAGCCGATGCGAATATTCTTTATGTTTTTGGCAACGTGACGGCGACCACCGTCCAGGTCGGTTCGCCGCAAGGCACCACGCGCAACAGCCTGGTCTTCGACAGTGGCGCGACCTTCAGTTTCTCCAATCTGCGGCTGGCTCCGAATAATTTCCTGACCATCCTCGGCACTTACGCTACTGCGAACGACCTGATCAATCTCCTCGGTGCCGGGACGTTGCAAACCTGGAATGGTTTCGGCTGGGAGGCGGTGACTGCTGCAATTGCACCCACCATGATTACGATCGAAACGGACGGCGATTACACCTACGTGACCTCCACCGGCAGCGTGCTCTCGCTCAGCGGCGACCTGAATTTCGGGAGTGTGCTCGTCGGCAGCAGCAAGTCGGCCACGTTGACCATCGCAAACACGGGCAACCTGGATTTATCGGTGTATTCGATCCAATATCCGTCGGGTTTCTCGGGGAATTTTAATGGAACGATCGCGGCGGGTGCCTCGCAGGATGTCACGGTGACTTTCACGCCGACCGTGGGGATCGCCTACGCGGGAAGCGTCTCTGTTTCCACCGACGCGATCAGCGGTGGGGCGACGATGCTGATCTCGGGGAATGGCCTGTTTGCCATCTCCCTGCGGGCCGCTCCCTCCTACAAGGGAACCATCTCGGGAGCCGGGAGCTATGCGGCGGGCCGACGCCTGACGGTGGTGGCCAGACCGAGGGCGCATAAGAAATTTGTCGCCTGGAAGGAAGGCAGCCGGATCGTGAGCCGGCGTGCGCGCTACACTTTTACCGTCACGAGGAACCGGAGCCTGGTGGCCACCTTCAGATAA
- a CDS encoding phospholipase D-like domain-containing protein, translated as MNILPPGSFRRRCLHWSFILMAVLAGGCSSKGPLKAPLPSVAHVGEPSFQENIGATLSGGFLTGNRIETLENGNQIFPAMLAAIHSAKRSVNFETFVYYGDETGRIFTDALIERARAGVPVRVIIDAVGGNKSLRYRREMKAAGVDVQVYHPLIWIDPFRANHRTHRKLLIVDGRVGFIGGVGIGDEWQGNAEKPEHWHDLHYRLQGPVVTQLQSAFLDNWLKVARELVQGPAYFPELKSAGPMMATAFSSSPIRSRYSSELMYHLSLASARQTVCIENPYFLPDKVLMQALCDAAQRGVKVQVILPGKHNDQKNVRRASRKRFPRLLRAGVRLYEYEPTMNHTKLLVVDGLFVSIGSTNLDPRSLRINDEANVNIIDRAFARSQEQIFQRDLRKSREVRVNAAGHLTEAPLQLATTPVESQL; from the coding sequence ATGAACATTCTACCCCCCGGTTCCTTCCGCCGTCGTTGTCTTCATTGGAGTTTCATTTTAATGGCGGTGCTGGCGGGCGGCTGCTCGTCGAAAGGCCCGCTGAAAGCTCCGCTCCCGTCTGTCGCACACGTTGGCGAACCGTCGTTTCAGGAAAATATCGGCGCGACTCTCAGCGGCGGTTTTCTGACGGGAAATCGCATCGAGACATTGGAAAATGGCAACCAGATTTTCCCCGCCATGCTAGCCGCGATTCATAGCGCGAAGCGGAGTGTGAACTTCGAGACCTTCGTTTATTACGGCGACGAAACGGGCCGTATTTTCACCGACGCGCTGATCGAGCGAGCCCGTGCCGGTGTCCCGGTGCGAGTGATCATCGACGCGGTCGGCGGCAACAAATCCCTCAGATATCGCCGCGAAATGAAGGCCGCCGGAGTCGATGTCCAAGTCTATCATCCGCTGATCTGGATCGATCCGTTTCGCGCAAATCATCGCACGCATCGCAAGCTGTTGATCGTCGATGGGCGCGTCGGTTTCATCGGTGGCGTCGGCATTGGCGACGAGTGGCAGGGCAATGCGGAAAAGCCCGAGCACTGGCACGATCTGCACTACCGGTTGCAAGGCCCGGTCGTAACGCAATTGCAGTCGGCGTTCCTAGACAACTGGCTCAAAGTCGCCCGTGAACTGGTGCAGGGTCCGGCCTATTTTCCAGAGCTGAAATCTGCAGGGCCGATGATGGCGACGGCATTTTCCAGTTCGCCGATTCGGTCGCGCTATTCCTCGGAATTGATGTATCACCTTAGCCTTGCGAGTGCGCGGCAAACCGTGTGCATCGAGAACCCGTATTTCCTTCCCGACAAAGTCCTCATGCAGGCTTTGTGCGATGCCGCGCAGCGCGGCGTGAAGGTTCAGGTCATTTTGCCCGGCAAACACAACGACCAGAAAAACGTCCGCCGTGCCTCGCGGAAACGCTTCCCTCGTTTGTTGCGTGCCGGAGTCCGCCTTTACGAGTATGAGCCGACCATGAATCACACCAAACTCCTGGTCGTGGACGGCCTGTTTGTCTCCATCGGCTCGACGAACTTGGACCCGAGATCGTTGCGCATCAACGACGAGGCCAATGTGAACATCATCGACCGCGCCTTCGCCCGTTCGCAGGAGCAAATCTTCCAGCGCGACCTGAGGAAAAGCCGCGAGGTGAGAGTGAATGCCGCCGGTCATCTCACGGAGGCTCCTCTGCAACTCGCGACAACTCCGGTGGAGAGCCAATTATAG